One Natronomonas gomsonensis genomic window, GCTGGGACGTGTTCCAAGACCAGCGAGAACGCGCCCGCCGCCTCGTGTTCGCGGGCCAAATCGAGAATCCGTCGGGCCGACTCCTCGTCCGTCCCCTGTCGGAACAGTCCCGTCTCGTTTTCGCGTTGCGGCGTCAATCCGAGATGTGCCTGTACCGGGATACCGAGGCGGGTGAGTCGGCGGGTCAAATCGACCGTGTGCGGACCGGATTCCAGTTTGACGGCGTCGGCGTCGGCCTCTTTGAGCATCCGGCCGCAGTTCTCGATGGCGTCGGCTTCGTCAGCGCCGTAGGAGAGAAACGGCATATCCGCGATAACGAGCGCATCGTCGGTCGCGCGGGCGACAGCCGCGGTGTGGCTGGCTATCTCGTCGACGGTGACCGGCAACGTCGAGTCATAGCCCAGTTGGGTGTTGCCGACGGAGTCTCCGACGAGCGTCATGTCGATGCCCGCCTCGTCGACCAGTCGGGCGGTGGGGGCGTCGTAGGCCGTCAGCATCGTGATGGGTTCCTCGCCGGCCTTCGCGCGGATATCCTTCGCTCGCATACCTCCGAATCCATCGCGGTGGCGGTTAAACGCTACCATCGAACGAGGCCGGAACCGTAACGGCTTACCCGCCGAGACACCGATTCGGTTCTATGCCGACC contains:
- the panB gene encoding 3-methyl-2-oxobutanoate hydroxymethyltransferase, translated to MRAKDIRAKAGEEPITMLTAYDAPTARLVDEAGIDMTLVGDSVGNTQLGYDSTLPVTVDEIASHTAAVARATDDALVIADMPFLSYGADEADAIENCGRMLKEADADAVKLESGPHTVDLTRRLTRLGIPVQAHLGLTPQRENETGLFRQGTDEESARRILDLAREHEAAGAFSLVLEHVPANLAEAVTDAISIPTIGIGAGPHCDGQVLVVDEVIGLSERTAPFSKAFGDVRGEMQTAISSYAEAVESGSFPAEEHSHYEDEIEDVY